A window of the Phragmites australis chromosome 20, lpPhrAust1.1, whole genome shotgun sequence genome harbors these coding sequences:
- the LOC133901677 gene encoding 5-amino-6-(5-phospho-D-ribitylamino)uracil phosphatase, chloroplastic-like, which yields MMVVDTVSASTSIIAPHLVDQRYRGSHHHLRRTLHVVACRPLATAFAGRRLVARVTRQPPHRLADWPVKALAMGVTKEASPRREYRGIPGDGGDMDGIGTMNPATSWPPRNRADDPKLHNPLLRLQQMGCGWLGVIFEWEGVIVEDDAELERQAWLTLAQEEGKSPPLAFVLKRIEGMKNEQAISEVLCWSRVPSELTRLASRKEEIRCSLRGRAFYQMRNGSREFMSTLANYKIPLAVVSTRPRKVIEEAIEAVGVRSFFDVVVAAEDVYRGKPDPEMFLYAAQLLSFIPERCVVFGNSNSAVEAAHDARMKCVAVASKHKIYELSAADLVVKQLNELSVVDLKNLADIESPEFGMEPEPELEEEEETSPPSSSVGVDDLFW from the coding sequence ATGATGGTTGTTGATACGGTCAGCGCGAGCACCTCCATTATTGCACCCCACCTGGTCGACCAAAGGTACAGGGGCTCCCACCACCACCTTCGCCGGACGCTCCATGTCGTCGCCTGCCGTCCCCTGGCCACCGCGTTCGCAGGCCGCAGGCTCGTGGCCCGGGTGACCAGGCAGCCGCCGCACCGTCTCGCGGACTGGCCGGTCAAGGCGCTGGCTATGGGGGTCACCAAGGAGGCCAGCCCTCGGAGGGAGTACCGGGGGATCCCTGGGGACGGTGGTGACATGGACGGTATTGGGACTATGAACCCCGCCACGTCCTGGCCTCCACGGAACCGGGCCGATGATCCCAAGCTGCACAACCCGTTGCTCCGGCTCCAGCAGATGGGCTGCGGCTGGCTCGGCGTCATCTTTGAGTGGGAGGGGGTCATTGTTGAGGATGATGCTGAGTTGGAAAGGCAGGCATGGTTGACCCTGGCTCAGGAAGAGGGGAAGTCACCGCCTCTGGCATTTGTGTTGAAGAGAATCGAGGGGATGAAGAACGAGCAGGCTATTTCTGAGGTTCTCTGCTGGTCTCGGGTCCCCTCGGAGCTCACGAGGTTGGCCTCGCGAAAGGAAGAGATACGCTGCAGCCTTCGAGGTCGCGCGTTCTACCAGATGAGGAACGGTTCCAGAGAGTTCATGAGCACGCTCGCCAATTACAAGATCCCTCTCGCTGTGGTCTCCACGAGACCAAGGAAGGTTAttgaagaagccatcgaagcTGTTGGCGTTCGGAGCTTCTTTGATGTTGTTGTGGCAGCGGAGGATGTATATCGAGGGAAGCCTGATCCTGAAATGTTTCTCTATGCTGCGCAGCTCCTGAGTTTTATTCCGGAGAGGTGCGTTGTGTTTGGGAACTCAAACTCGGCGGTGGAAGCTGCTCATGATGCCCGCATGAAGTGTGTTGCGGTCGCAAGCAAGCACAAAATCTATGAGCTTAGCGCTGCAGACCTTGTGGTGAAGCAACTCAACGAGCTGTCTGTGGTTGACTTGAAGAACCTTGCTGACATTGAGTCCCCGGAGTTTGGCATGGAGCCTGAACCTgagttggaggaggaggaagaaacatCCCCACCATCTTCGTCTGTGGGTGTAGATGATTTGTTCTGGTAA
- the LOC133901676 gene encoding uncharacterized protein LOC133901676 — translation MSLACGLPLLECVYCLACARWAWKRCLHSGEVDSATWGLASAADFEPVPRMCRLIMANYEDDLASPLFAPPGGYGLDPACVLRRTTYADTRGRVTPYLIYLDHHHADIVLALRGLNLIKESDYALLLDNRLGKRRFDGGYVHNGLLRAAGWVLDAECDLLRELLESYPDYTLTFTGHSLGAGVAAMLTMVVVLNLDKLGNVDRSRTRCYAMAPARCMSLNLAVRYADVINSVVLQDDFLPRTATPLEDIFKSILCLPCLLCLRCLRDTCIPEDAMLKDPRRLYAPGRIYHIVEREMCRCGRYPPVVKTAVPVDGRFEHIVLSCNATMDHAIIWIEREAQKALDLMLEEEDRMEVPSEQRMERNETLQREHVEEHRAALRRAVTLSVPDARAPSPYGTFSDKQHQPERSESFPPAGGRQRMSWNDLIEQVFDRDEDGQIVLRGSSFSP, via the exons ATGTCCCTGGCGTGCGGCCTGCCGCTGCTCGAGTGCGTCTACTGCCTCGCCTGCGCGCGCTGGGCCTGGAAGCGCTGCCTCCACAGCGGCGAGGTCGACAGCGCCACCTGgggcctcgcctccgccgccgacttcGAACCCGTCCCCCGCATGTGCCGCCTCATCATGGCCAACTACGAGGACGACCTCGCCTCCCCGCTCTTCGCCCCGCCCGGTGGCTACGGCCTCGACCCCGCCTGCGTCCTCCGCCGCACCACCTATGCCGACACCCGCGGCCGCGTCACCCCCTACCTTATCTACCTCGACCACCACCACGCCGACATCGTCCTCGCGCTCCGCGGCCTCAACCTCATCAAGGAGTCCGACTACGCGCTCCTCCTCGACAACCGACTCGGCAAGAGGCGATTCGACGGCGGCTACGTCCACAACGGCCTCCTCAGGGCCGCGGGCTGGGTGCTCGACGCCGAGTGCGACCTCCTCAGGGAACTCCTCGAGAGCTACCCCGACTACACGCTCACCTTCACGGGACACTCCCTCGGGGCCGGCGTCGCCGCGATGCTCACAATGGTCGTTGTGCTCAACCTCGACAAGCTCGGCAATGTCGACAGGAGCCGCACACGGTGCTACGCCATGGCGCCTGCCAGGTGCATGTCGCTCAACCTCGCCGTCAGATACGCCGACGTCATCAACTCTGTCGTCCTACAG GATGATTTTTTGCCTCGGACGGCTACTCCTTTGGAGGACATTTTCAAGTCAATCCTCTG CTTGCCATGCCTGCTATGTTTGAGATGTTTGAGGGACACATGTATTCCTGAAGACGCAATGTTAAAGGATCCAAGGAGGCTTTATGCACCAGGGCGGATATATCACATCGTGGAAAGAGAAATGTGCAG GTGTGGAAGATATCCACCGGTAGTCAAAACAGCAGTTCCAGTGGACGGCAGATTTGAGCACATAGTTCTTTCCTGCAACGCCACAATGGACCATGCCATTATTTGGATCGAGAGGGAAGCCCAGAAGGCTTTGGAT CTGATGCTGGAAGAGGAGGACAGGATGGAGGTGCCGTCGGAGCAGAGGATGGAGCGGAACGAGACCCTGCAGAGGGAGCACGTGGAGGAGCACAGGGCAGCGCTTCGCCGGGCCGTCACGCTGTCGGTGCCGGACGCACGGGCGCCGTCGCCGTACGGCACGTTCAGCGACAAGCAGCACCAGCCGGAGAGGAGCGAGAGCTTCCCGCCGGCGGGGGGCAGGCAGCGGATGAGCTGGAACGACCTGATCGAGCAGGTATTCGATAGGGACGAGGACGGCCAGATCGTGCTGCGCGGGTCTTCGTTTTCTCCCTGA
- the LOC133901675 gene encoding cleavage and polyadenylation specificity factor subunit 2 — MGTSVQVTPLSGAYGEGPLCYLLAVDGFRFLLDCGWTDLCDPSQLQPLAKVASTIDAVLLSHPDIMHLGALPYAMKHLGLSAPVYATEPVFRLGLLTMYDHFLSRWQISDFDLFTLDDVDAAFQNVVRLKYSQNYLLNDKGEGIVIAPHVAGHLLGGTVWKITKDGEDVVYAVDFNHRKERHLNGTVLGSFVRPAVLITDAYNALNNQGYKRQQDQDFIDSLVKVLAGGGSVLLPVDTAGRVLELLLILDKYWDQRRLVYPIYFLTNVSTSTVDYVKSFLEWMGDQISKSFEYNRDNAFLLKKITLIINKEELEKLGDAPKVVLASMASLEVGFSHDIFVDMANEARNLVLFTEKGQFGTLARMLQVDPPPKAVKVTMSKRIPLVGDELKAYEEEQERIKKEEALKASLVKEEELKASHGSNAKASDPMVIDSSSSRKSSNAGSHFGGNIDILIDGFVPPSTSVAPMFPFFENTAEWDDFGEVINPDDYMMKQEEMDNTLMLGPGDGLDGKIDEGSARLLLDSSPSKVISNEMTVQVKCSLVYMDFEGRSDGRSVKSVIAHVAPLKLVLVHGSAEATEHLKMHCAKNSDLHVYAPQIEETIDVTSDLCAYKVQLSEKLMSNIISKKLGEHEIAWVDAEIGKEDEKLILLPPSSIQPPHKSVLVGDLKLADFKQFLADKGLQVEFAGGALRCGENITVRKIGDSSQKGGTGCQQIVIEGPLCEDYYKIRELLYSQFYLL; from the exons ATGGGGACGTCGGTGCAGGTGACGCCGCTGAGCGGGGCCTACGGAGAGGGCCCCCTGTGCTACCTCCTCGCCGTCGACGGCTTCCGCTTCCTCCTCGACTGCGGCTGGACCGACCTCTGCGACCCCTCCCAGCTCCAACCCCTCGCCAA GGTTGCATCAACAATAGATGCGGTTCTTTTGTCACATCCTGATATCATGCATCTAGGAGCTTTGCCCTATGCTATGAAACATCTTGGACTCTCTGCACCAGTATATGCGACAGAACCTGTGTTTAGACTTGGCCTTTTGACCATGTATGATCATTTTCTATCTCGATGG CAAATCTCAGACTTTGATTTGTTTACTTTGGATGATGTTGATGCTGCATTCCAAAATGTTGTGAGATTAAAATACTCACAAAATTACCTTCTGAATG ATAAAGGAGAAGGAATAGTTATTGCTCCACACGTGGCTGGGCATCTTTTGGGGGGCACAGTAtggaagataacaaaagatgggGAGGATGTTGTGTATGCTGTTGACTTCAACCATCGGAAAGAGAG GCATTTGAATGGTACCGTTCTTGGATCTTTTGTGCGGCCAGCCGTTCTGATAACTGATGCTTACAATGCTTTGAACAATCAGGGCTACAAAAGGCAGCAGGATCAAGATTTCATTG ATTCATTAGTTAAAGTTCTAGCAGGTGGTGGAAGTGTGTTACTTCCTGTTGATACGGCTGGTAGAGTGTTGGAACTTCTTTTGATATTGGACAAG TACTGGGATCAACGGCGTTTGGTGTACCCTATCTACTTTCTGACAAATGTTTCTACAAGTACTGTCGACTATGTCAAGAGTTTTCTTGAATGGATGGGCGATCAGATTTCAAAATCTTTTGAATACAATAGAGACAATGCCTTCTTGTTAAA AAAGATCACACTGATAATTAACAAAGAAGAGCTTGAGAAATTGGGAGATGCTCCAAAG GTGGTTCTGGCATCCATGGCAAGTTTGGAGGTTGGCTTTTCTCATGACATATTTGTTGACATGGCAAATGAAGCGAGGAATCTAGTGCTCTTTACTGAGAAGGGACAG TTTGGGACACTTGCTCGCATGCTTCAAGTGGACCCACCGCCTAAAGCTGTAAAGGTCACTATGAGCAAGCGAATTCCTTTGGTGGGTGATGAGCTAAAAGCTTATGAAGAGGAACAGGAACGGATAAAAAAGGAAGAAGCGCTAAAGGCTAGCCTTGTCAAAGAAGAGGAACTGAAGGCTTCTCATGGATCGAATGCAAAGGCTTCTGATCCAATGGTCATTGATTCAAGCTCATCTCGTAAATCGTCCAATG CTGGTTCACATTTTGGTGGGAACATTGATATTCTCATTGATGGATTTGTCCCTCCATCAACCAGTGTTGCTCCAATGTTTCCCTTCTTTGAAAATACTGCTGAATGGGATGACTTCGGTGAGGTCATTAATCCTGATGATTATATGATGAAACAAGAAGAAATGGATAATACTCTGATGCTT GGTCCTGGAGATGGTTTAGATGGTAAGATTGATGAGGGCTCAGCGCGCCTGCTCCTTGATTCATCACCCTCAAAAGTTATTTCCAATGAGATGACT GTTCAAGTGAAATGCTCGTTGGTTTATATGGACTTTGAAGGTCGCTCTGATGGGCGTTCCGTAAAATCAGTTATTGCTCATGTGGCTCCACTGAAACTT GTTCTGGTGCATGGATCAGCGGAAGCTACTGAACATTTGAAAATGCATTGTGCGAAGAATTCAGACTTGCATGTGTATGCTCCTCAGATTGAGGAAACAATTGATGTAACATCAGATTTATGTGCTTATAAG GTACAACTTTCGGAGAAGTTAATGAGTAACATCATTTCTAAGAAG TTGGGTGAGCATGAAATTGCTTGGGTAGATGCAGAAATTGGAAAAGAAGATGAGAAGCTTATTTTGCTTCCCCCGTCGTCAATACAACCACCCCACAAGTCAGTTCTTGTTGGCGATCTAAAATTGGCTGATTTTAAACAATTCCTGGCAGATAAAGGTTTGCAG GTTGAATTTGCTGGTGGTGCTTTACGGTGTGGCGAAAACATCACGGTGCGCAAGATTGGTGATTCTAGCCAAAAG GGCGGCACGGGTTGTCAGCAGATCGTCATCGAGGGGCCGCTATGCGAGGACTATTACAAGATCCGCGAGCTTCTTTATTCCCAGTTCTACTTGCTGTGA